In a genomic window of Akkermansia massiliensis:
- a CDS encoding A/G-specific adenine glycosylase gives MPDTKPDFDIRAFRNALVEWFRREGKDYPWRRTTDPWHILVSELMLQQTTIPTVLGRYERWMRQFPTPGHLASVDEQTALRSWEGLGYYRRVRSLQAIAREIVHEFGGEFPDNPEGLKRLPGIGPYTSGALLSFAFNKAAPIVDANVARVLARIDNYSVPVDSTEGLKYLWTRAENLVDPEHAREFNSAIMELGQTYCRISAPDCLLCPVRSFCSAEQPEMLPVKNPKPEITRVEHHDVLYLRGKSILLARCPEGKRHAGMYRFPQREDDHTLSLPHVLKQTYSVTRYKVTRYIHHVTESPAFLEGEELVPLDKVHELPMASPDRKALNSPVLGKLLDHIR, from the coding sequence GAAGGATTACCCGTGGCGCCGGACCACGGACCCATGGCACATCCTGGTTTCCGAGCTGATGCTGCAGCAGACCACCATTCCCACCGTTCTGGGAAGGTATGAACGGTGGATGCGCCAGTTCCCCACTCCCGGGCACCTGGCCTCCGTGGACGAACAGACGGCCCTGCGCTCCTGGGAGGGGCTGGGGTATTACCGCCGCGTGCGTTCCCTCCAGGCCATCGCCAGGGAGATTGTCCACGAATTCGGCGGAGAGTTCCCGGACAACCCGGAAGGGCTGAAACGCCTGCCGGGCATCGGCCCGTATACGTCTGGGGCCCTGCTTTCCTTCGCCTTCAACAAGGCCGCCCCCATCGTAGACGCCAATGTGGCGCGCGTGCTGGCCCGCATTGACAATTATTCCGTGCCTGTGGATTCCACGGAAGGGTTGAAGTACCTGTGGACCCGCGCGGAAAATCTGGTGGATCCGGAACATGCCCGCGAATTCAATTCAGCCATCATGGAATTGGGGCAGACCTACTGCAGGATCAGCGCGCCGGACTGCCTGCTCTGCCCCGTCCGCTCCTTCTGCTCCGCGGAGCAGCCGGAAATGCTGCCTGTCAAGAATCCCAAGCCGGAAATTACCCGGGTGGAACACCACGACGTTCTCTACCTCCGCGGTAAATCCATCCTGCTGGCAAGATGCCCGGAAGGGAAGCGCCACGCCGGCATGTACCGTTTCCCCCAGCGGGAGGACGACCATACCCTTTCCCTGCCCCATGTGCTGAAACAGACCTACAGCGTCACCCGCTACAAGGTGACCCGCTACATCCACCATGTGACGGAATCCCCGGCTTTTCTGGAGGGGGAGGAACTGGTTCCTCTGGATAAGGTGCACGAGCTGCCCATGGCCTCCCCGGACCGCAAGGCCCTGAATTCCCCCGTCCTCGGCAAACTGCTGGACCATATCAGATGA
- the aat gene encoding leucyl/phenylalanyl-tRNA--protein transferase — protein sequence MNPRLTPELVLSAYCQGCFPMADPETGEISFYEPDPRALIPLDERFHIPHGLKRVLNKKPFELRMDTAFPDVVHACARTDEPEEQWIDGQIEEVYGRLHEMGFAHSVECWDEEGLQGGLYGVSLGKAFFGESMFHRKTDASKIALVALVQYLRAHQFLFLDTQWTTPHLLKFGTYEVPAGEYRKLLKRALEG from the coding sequence ATGAATCCCAGACTGACACCGGAACTGGTTCTTTCCGCCTACTGCCAGGGGTGTTTTCCCATGGCGGACCCGGAAACGGGAGAAATTTCCTTTTACGAACCGGATCCCCGCGCCCTGATTCCGCTGGACGAACGCTTCCACATCCCTCACGGTCTCAAGCGCGTCCTGAATAAAAAACCTTTTGAACTCCGGATGGATACCGCTTTTCCGGATGTGGTCCATGCCTGCGCCCGGACGGACGAACCGGAGGAACAATGGATAGACGGGCAGATTGAGGAAGTGTACGGCAGGCTTCACGAGATGGGATTTGCCCACAGCGTGGAGTGCTGGGATGAGGAAGGATTGCAGGGGGGCCTTTACGGGGTCTCCCTGGGGAAGGCGTTCTTCGGGGAGAGCATGTTTCACCGGAAAACGGATGCCAGCAAGATTGCCCTGGTAGCCCTGGTTCAGTACCTGCGGGCCCACCAGTTCCTTTTTCTGGATACGCAGTGGACTACGCCGCATTTGCTGAAGTTCGGCACGTACGAGGTTCCGGCGGGGGAATACCGGAAGCTGCTGAAGAGGGCGCTGGAGGGGTGA